In one Ochotona princeps isolate mOchPri1 chromosome 16, mOchPri1.hap1, whole genome shotgun sequence genomic region, the following are encoded:
- the CX3CL1 gene encoding fractalkine isoform X1, with the protein MALIAGSWLLWLAAFYHLMILVAGSRWDFLWPDGKALQNKGPNTSEGQHSGMKQCSYECNDSNMTPKIPLRLLAGYKHNEKSCEKRAIILKTKKNKTFCADPEAQWVQEVMKHFDRQATAQTPHSGTFEKQIGAMKPSMGLAKAGTTAAPSGIPESAVVSEPRATGHGWSPELPPSTQEAQTAVGTSPALPTAVPGSSGTTELPAESESPEFFNTATASSAAVPRPHSTAYQPDATEAPSIKMPSTDKSFTQIPTTSHPTPEKNLGPEGHSLGATTQSSGPGNPQGAQETVPTVAHTDTFQDWGPGSVGYVSSAGTPSSEPVASGSWVPKAEEPIHATVEPQRLGVRITPVPDTQEATRRQAVGLLAFLGLLFCLGVAMFAYQSLQGCPRKMAGEMVEGLRYVPRSCGTNSYVLVPV; encoded by the exons ATGGCTCTCATCGCTGGCtcgtggctgctgtggctggctgCGTTCTACCATCTCATGATCCTAGTGGCTG GTTCGCGCTGGGACTTTCTCTGGCCTGATGGTAAAGCCCTCCAGAATAAAGGGCCCAATACCAGTGAAG GTCAGCACTCCGGTATGAAACAATGCAGCTATGAGTGCAATGACAGCAACATGACCCCGAAGATTCCCTTGAGACTTCTCGCTGGCTACAAGCATAATGAGAAGTCCTGTGAAAAACGTGCCATCAT cttgaaaacaaagaaaaacaagacctTCTGTGCTGACCCTGAGGCGCAATGGGTCCAGGAAGTAATGAAACACTTCGACCGCCAGGCCACTGCTCAGACCCCACACAGCGGcacatttgagaagcagattgGTGCTATGAAGCCAAGCATGGGCCTGGCGAAGGCGGGGACCACAGCAGCACCCAGTGGGATACCCGAATCAGCTGTGGTCTCAGAGCCCAGAGCCAcagggcatggctggagccctGAGCTGCCTCCTTCTACCCAGGAGGCACAGACGGCCGTGGGCACCTCCCCAGCACTGCCCACTGCAGTGCCCGGCTCCTCAGGAACCACAGAGCTTCCAGCAGAGTCTGAAAGCCCTGAGTTTTTCAACACAGCCACTGCCTCCTCTGCCGCTGTCCCTCGGCCGCATTCTACTGCTTACCAACCTGACGCCACTGAGGCCCCCTCCATCAAAATGCCATCTACTGATAAATCCTTCACTCAGATCCCAACCACCTCACACCCCACCCCAGAGAAGAACCTTGGACCTGAAGGTCATTCCCTGGGAGCCACCACACAGAGCTCCGGGCCAGGGAACCCTCAGGGTGCCCAAGAGACAGTTCCCACGGTCGCTCACACAGACACCTTCCAGGACTGGGGACCTGGCAGTGTGGGCTATGTGTCCTCGGCAGGGACCCCTAGCAGCGAGCCTGTGGCCTCAGGCAGCTGGGTGCCCAAGGCCGAGGAGCCCATCCATGCCACTgtggagccccagaggctgggcgtCCGCATCACTCCAGTCCCTGACACCCAGGAGGCCACCCGAAGGCAGGCGGTGGGGCTGCTAGCCTTCCTTGGCCTCCTCTTCTGCCTGGGAGTAGCTATGTTCGCCTATCAGAGTCTCCAGGGCTGTCCCCGCAAGATGGCAGGAGAGATGGTAGAAGGCCTGCGCTATGTGCCCCGGAGCTGTGGCACCAACTCCTATGTCCTGGTGCCCGTGTGA
- the CX3CL1 gene encoding fractalkine isoform X2, producing the protein MALIAGSWLLWLAAFYHLMILVAGQHSGMKQCSYECNDSNMTPKIPLRLLAGYKHNEKSCEKRAIILKTKKNKTFCADPEAQWVQEVMKHFDRQATAQTPHSGTFEKQIGAMKPSMGLAKAGTTAAPSGIPESAVVSEPRATGHGWSPELPPSTQEAQTAVGTSPALPTAVPGSSGTTELPAESESPEFFNTATASSAAVPRPHSTAYQPDATEAPSIKMPSTDKSFTQIPTTSHPTPEKNLGPEGHSLGATTQSSGPGNPQGAQETVPTVAHTDTFQDWGPGSVGYVSSAGTPSSEPVASGSWVPKAEEPIHATVEPQRLGVRITPVPDTQEATRRQAVGLLAFLGLLFCLGVAMFAYQSLQGCPRKMAGEMVEGLRYVPRSCGTNSYVLVPV; encoded by the exons ATGGCTCTCATCGCTGGCtcgtggctgctgtggctggctgCGTTCTACCATCTCATGATCCTAGTGGCTG GTCAGCACTCCGGTATGAAACAATGCAGCTATGAGTGCAATGACAGCAACATGACCCCGAAGATTCCCTTGAGACTTCTCGCTGGCTACAAGCATAATGAGAAGTCCTGTGAAAAACGTGCCATCAT cttgaaaacaaagaaaaacaagacctTCTGTGCTGACCCTGAGGCGCAATGGGTCCAGGAAGTAATGAAACACTTCGACCGCCAGGCCACTGCTCAGACCCCACACAGCGGcacatttgagaagcagattgGTGCTATGAAGCCAAGCATGGGCCTGGCGAAGGCGGGGACCACAGCAGCACCCAGTGGGATACCCGAATCAGCTGTGGTCTCAGAGCCCAGAGCCAcagggcatggctggagccctGAGCTGCCTCCTTCTACCCAGGAGGCACAGACGGCCGTGGGCACCTCCCCAGCACTGCCCACTGCAGTGCCCGGCTCCTCAGGAACCACAGAGCTTCCAGCAGAGTCTGAAAGCCCTGAGTTTTTCAACACAGCCACTGCCTCCTCTGCCGCTGTCCCTCGGCCGCATTCTACTGCTTACCAACCTGACGCCACTGAGGCCCCCTCCATCAAAATGCCATCTACTGATAAATCCTTCACTCAGATCCCAACCACCTCACACCCCACCCCAGAGAAGAACCTTGGACCTGAAGGTCATTCCCTGGGAGCCACCACACAGAGCTCCGGGCCAGGGAACCCTCAGGGTGCCCAAGAGACAGTTCCCACGGTCGCTCACACAGACACCTTCCAGGACTGGGGACCTGGCAGTGTGGGCTATGTGTCCTCGGCAGGGACCCCTAGCAGCGAGCCTGTGGCCTCAGGCAGCTGGGTGCCCAAGGCCGAGGAGCCCATCCATGCCACTgtggagccccagaggctgggcgtCCGCATCACTCCAGTCCCTGACACCCAGGAGGCCACCCGAAGGCAGGCGGTGGGGCTGCTAGCCTTCCTTGGCCTCCTCTTCTGCCTGGGAGTAGCTATGTTCGCCTATCAGAGTCTCCAGGGCTGTCCCCGCAAGATGGCAGGAGAGATGGTAGAAGGCCTGCGCTATGTGCCCCGGAGCTGTGGCACCAACTCCTATGTCCTGGTGCCCGTGTGA
- the CCL22 gene encoding C-C motif chemokine 22: protein MASLQASLLAAFILLAMVLQAAEAGPYGANVEDSVCCRDYVRRPLNPRVVKHFYLTSISCRRPGVVLVTNRDLEICADPRMPWVKKILRKLDE from the exons ATGGCTAGCCTGCAAGCCTCACTCCTGGCTGCCTTCATCCTCCTTGCCATGGTGCTCCAGGCTGCGGAGGCAG GTCCCTATGGTGCCAACGTGGAGGACAGCGTCTGCTGCCGGGATTATGTGCGCCGACCCCTAAATCCGCGCGTGGTCAAGCATTTCTATTTGACTTCCATCTCCTGCCGGAGGCCTGGCGTGGT GTTGGTGACCAACAGAGACCTGGAGATCTGTGCTGACCCCAGGATGCCCTGGGTAAAGAAGATCCTCCGGAAGCTGGATGAATGA